The Falco cherrug isolate bFalChe1 chromosome 3, bFalChe1.pri, whole genome shotgun sequence genome segment CTGTCAGTTCTCCAGTAGCCCCAGCTGTCGAGTAGGACAGGCGTGAGTTTGGATATAAGCACTGTTGGCCCCCATCTGCACGCACCGTTTTTCATTCCCGTTCTGCACCTGTGAACTGCTGTTCTGTTATTTGTTTCAGGTCCTTGTAACTGAACAGGAACAGACCATGCCTCTTCCAGAAACGATGTTTTGTGCTCAGCAGATCAAAATCCCCCCTGAGCTACCTGACATTCTGAAGCAATTTACTAAAGCTGCTATTAGGACTCAGCCTCATGATGTTTTGCAGTGGGCAGCTGCGTAAGTATGATGCTCACATAACGGTGTAGTGCTATGTGTATGGATCCACAAAATCTCACTGCTCCTGCTTATTGTACAGTGGAGCTGTATTTGATTATTAAGCCAACCTGTATATTGCATGCATTAAAGCTGCATGTgagccttttaaaaacaatgtaatacttgatttattttctgtttcattgaaGTTTAGAACTGGCATAGTTCTGGAATAGTTTGTTTTCCATACAGAAAATGCatcctaattttttttgttactacTTTCTCtgtcctgaaaacaaaaactttttttttttttttcaacttcctCTCATGAGACTTTAATTCCTGGAGTTCAAAGGAAAcctaaaaaatagttttctaatTCTTAAGCTTGCTTAggttttaggttttggttttttctttccaggaacaAATTTAAGGAGTCTCCTTAAATGTTATGGGAATAGGAAGAAGAGCCTGAAAAGTTGTAACTTTCAGGTGATGGTCCATGTAATAAATCTCTTACTGTAAAGTTGATTtgtttgaatgttttttcttcaacttcttttttaattttacctcAGAAGCTCACTATCATTTTCCTGTTCTATGGTTTGTGTGGACAAGCTCTTGAAAGGCATCTGAGATGTTCTCAGttgagaagactgaaaaatatctgtattcTGTACATGAGGGAGGGGAGGATGTTAACAAAGCCAAGGCTGGAGTCTGACTTGCCtgttaaaaagagaagaacCTGAAGCTGAATTGCTACAGCTGTGGTGTTGGAGAAAGGCAGCGGGACCATCTTAAAGTGATGTGGTGTTTCTTAGGAACGTGATGGGTGTGCGGTGCAGCACACCTCTGGTGGGTGGATGTGCAGTGagcttgccccagcccagcagccagaagcagcagtcaCCAGGTAGCTTGAGCCTGCTGGGACGGTGCTGGTGAGAGCACGGCGTAGTGCAGCAACGCCATGGCCACCTCGGTGGCCAGACCCTGACCTCTGCTGAAGGATTGCACCAGCTCGGTCAGAGGAGCCTCCGCAGAGGGGTGGGTGGCTGTTGCTGATCGCTCACCCCTCTTTCTGGAGTATGCTCTGGTGTGAGAGCACCAGGTCCAGACCTTGCTCTGCCCCAGGGAGTGACGCGAAGCAGAGCAAGGCTGTGATCACCTGCGCTGCCAGCGTTGTAGTGCTTGTCCCTGTGAATAATCAGGTGGGGAAATATCTGGCTGAAAAATAGCCCAGGAGTTATATGTGTGTACATAGGGTGACTGTACAGAAATAGATACACAGTAATTcagttctgcagtgctgcttgctGTGCATTTTGGCAAGTATTTGCACAGCATGGGATAGGCTGGGCATGGACATGGGTGACCAGGGCAGGTAAGGGAGGATGAGTGGAGAAACCCTTAAATTAGACCTACCACTgactgacagaaaacaaagttttccTTGCACAGTTCAGTTTGCTGGCAAGTTATGGCAGAGGTGATTGCTCTTAAGGCTGTGGTAGCCTTATAATTAAAAGGACATTCATCTAATTCCCTTTATGCTCTagtcttaaattttattttggagtGGATGGAAATAGAAATGCTGATGAGAGAGTTGCAGCGCACATAGCCAGTTGTGCTTTTTGGGTAGTGTGTGAGGGGAATGTGTGCTCAGGTGACCATCAATCATATGGGAAGAGCCTGCATTTTGGTTTGCAAGCACACTCCGATGTTAATAAATCACTTGCTGCTTTTGCCACTAAAAAGAAAGGTGGCATCTGGGCACAGGGAGATGGGAGTTGTGTGTGTGGGCAGCTTGCTGAGAGCTGCCGCTCCGGCATGGGAGAGTGTGGATTCATTCACTGAACTGTAAGAGCACTTACTTTTGTGCAGCTTGTAATAGCCATAGGCATTGAAGTGTGTTGCTCTTCCTGTTCACTTAGGTATTTTTCAGCATTATCAAAAGGCGAGCCCCTTCCTGTGAAGGAAAGGATTGAAATGCCTTtagcaacagagaaaacagatgctGTGTTAACACCGGGACTCCTTAAAATCTTGCACAAACAGGTACAAACTGGCCTTTTATCAAATGCCAGTGCTGTCAAGGAACGCTGATGTGTTGGAGGTGGCTGGGGAGATTGACTGTTATGTATTTGATGTATTTTGGGAAGGGACTGCGTTCgttgtttcattctggttttcgGAGTTCTTATTGTGATACCATGGTTTTGTTTAAAGCTTTCTCCCAAAGGCATGGTGAATGTTgcagaactgaaggaaaaatggaagCACCTGTGCTTGCCAGAGGAACAGCTGAACGCTATCCTGCAATTGGACAATTTTGGGAAGGAGGTGGAATGGATGAAGGTTCTGGCACTTGCGTGCAGTGCGCTTGGCAAGGTACGTTCAAAGCAGGAGCCCTCATACCCAAACGGAAACGGTTATATATGATCATATATGAGGCAGACCATAAAACAATTAATGCATATGGACTTTGAAGAATGGTGATTACTTTTGCAGCAACTGGCAAAGTGGCTTGCATGTTTACTTCTGTTCTCCACCAGCTTTTGTTCAGGGGAGTTTAATTAGAAAGATGTCTAAGTCCTCCGTTTACTGGGATGACAGTAGAAGAGCAAGCATGCCTGCAGGAAGCTTGGGCCATGAGAGAGAGGGTGACAGAGGAATGATGCTTATGGCATCAGTGTAAATGTCCGTGGAGGAGAACCAGagggagaaattaaaacatcaaTTTTAGATTGATTGTGTAGTCAATTAAATTTTCACAGAAGCAGTTAATGTTATTAAATCACCATGTAATTCTTTTAATGTCAGTAATAAAATCTCAGCAGAGCATTTCAACAGAATGAGAGATTATAAAAGGCACTAAGCTGATGTTCTCATGAGGTATAATACTTTTAATGATTTCTACAGTAAGGAAGAGGGggtactaaaaagaaaatacatattaaataacattttgagAATCTTGCAATATCTGGAAGCTCTGAATGTTGGCCTGGTGATGCAattgtgtgtgcatatatatttagTCATTTCTAACTGTATTTCTTGATTCCAATCCTCCTCCTGACATGATTTTGTAGTTTGAGctcctttcttcattttaaaaaaaaagtgacagcaacgttacttacttaaaaaaaaaatcaaaccaaaaacAGGGTCACAGGAACATCATTCTAATGGAGCTAGACAGACTAAATTTACCTCCGTCTATCCTTTCATCCTTTCAGATATTAACTGAATGATTTGATTTCAGCTCTGTATAATGAAACCTAAACTTAGTTTTCCTAAACCAGAAAGACAGACATGCACAAGAAATTTACATTCATTTCCCGCAGCTGTAAAATGTGTTCGTAGTTCAGTGGGGTCACAGTTAAGATAGAAAAGTAGACAAGTATGAACCTCTTAAGAACATCAGTCATCTGAAGTATCTTTCTGTAAAGCACTGATGTGTTTTTTACAGCCTTGGAGAAATCACCACACAGGTAGCCTGTTAAATTGTCTTTCAAAGGTGGCAAAATTGAAGTGAATAACTTTGCCATATTGTGAGAGAGACAGCGGCAGCTTGGAGTGGTAGGAGCAGGAATGACAGTAGAAAGGTAGCAAACTGCAGAGGGTGGAGTCTGCCATCATATAGGCaactgcctctccttccctggCTTCCCAGAGGAGGAACCGCATTACGTAAAACTGTTAAAGGATTATAAAATGACACTTCTTTGGCCTGTGTTCTGGGTCTTGAAAAGatgctgcatttattttgaatattgCTGTTCTACTGTTTGgaaatacttctatttttacAAAGTCGTTGCTTCCTTGTTAATGAAGAGGTAAGGATAAAGTTTGAAAAcgttacagtaaaaatattacTACTTGGGTTAAAAAGGtctgtggcttttttgttttgttttgtttgtttctttgttttaatggcATCCAACCAGTCTTTGACTCAGTGAAGCTCAATGCTGAATTTCTCCACACATTTCCTGTATAACTTACAATGCATAGGGCACTGTATAGAAtaaaggatttctttcaaagtgtATTTCGAGCTAATACTTTGAggcatgtttgtttttaagggaACTTGGATTTTATTGGGCTTTTACtaaactgaaatactttttgcCTTAGTCTATTTTCTACTAACTACTAAAATGGAACTTGCATACAgataagaaaaaacagtaaatatcAGCACTCCGAAAAATTCACATTGTATGTCATGTGTCATAATAAAATATCATGAGACATGATTAATATCatgtttcataataaaaatcatCAAACCCATATGAATTTTCTGGCATTTGTAGATTTGTTTGTCTTAACTGCTGCTGAGAATTCATTTAGATCCATTGAGGTAATAAATACACAGACATACCACCAGATACAGGGATGTTGGAGCttttacagcagcagagcaatTCAGCCATACCAGAGATAGGGCTCAGACGACCCTATGCAATCTTTAAACATCATGGGATTCTGGTCTTTTTTACTCCTGTCTCTACTAGGGCTTCACTATTGTTTCCACCCCTGGACCTGCACTGGAGGGTAAATGTGGGGTTGAAAGCTAGGCGACAATGATAAAGCCTTCATCTCATTTACACTTACTTTTAGTGGCTTACAGTGCAGATTTTGTCATGGTATGCAAAGGATGTTCATGGCCCTCATAGtgttcctcttgtttcttgACTGAATCCCCTGCAGTCCTTACTAAGTTCAATGAAACACGCCTGCGAAATCTTAACAACGGACCCAGAAGGCGGAGCAGCTCGCATTCCCTTTGAAACCTTCTCATTCCTTTACTCATATTTGGCCAGTATTGATGGAGAGATACCAGAGGAGAAAACTGAGGCATTCCTCCACAGAATTAAAGAACAAGCGTAAGTAAAAATCCATGCATGGCATTTTAGTTTATTACCTCTGGGTTCTCTGTAAACCTTTAATTTCAGGTAAACAGTCTATCCTTACTTTGGGCATACCCGTGATGGCAGGAGTAAAGGTTGACCAAGGTTATATCAAGTGTACAGAGTTATTTCTTGTTGTCATCACTGGGGTTTGATCTGTTAAATGATAAATTGTTACTTATCcctctttctttgaaatattgaaGTCACTGTCTGGTGGTATAATTTTCCCCGTAGGAAGCAGTTATATACAGGTTTGTATCATCTGCATATTACTGGTACTGGAACCAGCAGCATCTTATGCGCtgctcttttaatttaaatagatCATGAACCAGAGAGAAAATTGGGAATTCCCACTTGAATTCAGAAGTTTCTATTGTGTTTCTCCTGGATTACTTCTCCCTAGAAATTTTCTTGAGAAAACATCTAGTATGCACTTAGTCTTAAATGGTTTGggtctttaatttttttaatgttagctATGGTAAATTGTGATTCTTGGAATGGTCTTGGTGTTGGTTGCCTCCAGTGGGTATAAAGGACAAAAGACACATAGTCCCACCTGAAATCTTCATCCTGTTTTGATGTTTGCACCAAGTCGGGGTGGTTGGGTACATTTCTAGTCTGTTGTGTTCCCCTTTCTGCTCGCTGTGAGATAGATCAGTTTATAGTTCAGTGTCAGTCTTGTCGGTGAGCCATGAACTGATGTGGCTCTTCACAGCAGGAGGTCTGTAGGCTGAAGGTTAAGCAAAactccctgcctggctgtctGCTTGGCTATCACTGACAGGTCTCTTGTGCTGTTGTGTAATCTTTGACTCGCTACATAATGAAGAGGCAAGGTTTTCTCCGGTATCATTAGGTGTCCTTCACAGGACTGGGTAGAGCATACCCTGATGGTGGTTGGTCCCTTCAAATGCCATTTTCTGATATATTGTCACTGTCGTTGGTGCTCACAGCTTCTTTGTTCTGAATACTTCTGGACACTTGCACTTCATGACAATCAATAGGATATTTGCATAGTTTGGCTACCTTTTTTCTTGAGCACACCAACACTATTCTGTTGCTTTAGACTGATGGCTGATCACATTTTTGTCAACATTTACAACAGCAAAAAGCTTAAAATTCATAGACTTGTACTAACAGCTCTGCTAACTAGGCCTAACTCACGCTAACTGCTACAGGTAAAAATCTCAAATAGACTGGTTATGTGAAGTCTCGTGCCCACAAAATTTAAGCGTCAAAATCTCTTAACTTTGCAGCAGATGGAGGAAAGAATCGATCAAGATACCACATATATTCCTGCTAGAATTATCATGGAATTAGCATCAGGAATATATGAAAATGACAGTGTCTTCAATCTAGCTCTCAGTGATAACTCCCACTCATTTTATCTGTAGTCATAAATAGGTCGCACAAATTGCACTTTATTTTTGATCAGCTTTAAAAGATCTGTTAACAGGCTTGTCCCTCGAGTGCTGCCTACATGGCATGTTTGCATAGATACTTACTCTTACCACCATCTATCTGGAATTGGTCTCTGTCTGgggtgggttgaccctggctggacaccaggtgcccaccacagccgctctgtcactcccctcctcagctggacaggggagagaaaatgtgaCAAAACGCTTGTGGATCAAATTAAgaacagggagagatcactcaccaattactaTCATAGGCAAAACACTCAAcctggggaaattagtttaatttattaccaatcaaatcagagtaaggtaatgagaaataaaatggaatcttaaaaatctctttcttctcccctccctttgtcgtgggctcaacttcactcccaatttctctacctcctctcCCCAAGCAGTGCAGTGGGGCAGGGAATCAGGGTTATGGGCAGTTCATTGCATGTTGTctttgcttctccttcctcctcacactcttcccctgctccagcatgtggtccctcccatgggagacagtccttcaTGAACTTCTCCGATGTGAGttcttcccacaggctgcagttcttcacaaactgtgaagtgtgggtccctcccatggggcACAGTCCTTCGGGAACAGCCGcctccagcatgggtcccccatggggtcacaagcccggccagcaaacctgctccagtgtgggctcctctctccatagGTCCTGCCAcgagcctgctccagcgtgggcttcccatggggtcacagcctccttcaggcacacccacctgctctggcgtggggccccccatgggctgcaggtggatatctgctccaccatggacctccatgggctgcaggtggatatctgctccaccatggacctccatgggctgcaggggcacaacctacctcaccgtgggcttcaccacgggctgcagggggatctcagctccggtgcctggagcccctcctgccctccttctgctctgacctgggtgtctgcagggttgtgctCTCACATAGCCTTGCTCTTTTCTCCAACTGCAATTGCCATTATGCAGTaacttttcccccttcttaaatgtcatcccagaggtgctaccaccatcgctgatgggctcagccttaGCCAGAGGTGGGTCCaccttggagctggctggcattggctccatcagacataggggaagcttctagcagcttctcacagaagccacccctgtagcccccccactaccaaaagCTTGCAgtgcaaacccaatacacttAGATTGCTACCAGCTCTGTGTACATGGGAGCTCAAAAATGCACAAGCACGCAAatgaactgatttattttggCATTAGTTACCAGACTGACAATTTTCAGTAAGAACCACTTTTTGATCCCACTACTCTTGCAATTAATATAACCCTCCATTGTATCTTGCCCAGCACACTAGGATTTACCATGTTAAAGTGTTgttctaaaacattttatttttttcctctccagtgaCCAACAAACTGGCATGGTGCTGCTCAGAAACTTTCTGCCCCAGCCTTCAACGCCGTTTTGACCAAGCCTACTCTTCAGCACTAGGttagaggaaaagaggaataaaTACGCGCATGACAATAATTTGTGTTCAAAGGACCGTTATTTGCACACTGCAATACACGGTGAGCTCTTCTCTGGCACTTCCTTTCTTTATTCCACTCCCGAAATTGCCCTTCAGTGGATGTTAATTGAATACATGGTTACACTGTTCTCCTGCCTCAAACACTGATGCTCGCACCTATGGAGGGATACCCTGTCATCTGTTTATGTTCACTTAAAAGGTATTTTGTTACGGATCTTCCTACCTATACTTTGTAAGTGATTGTGAGAAAAGTAGTAAACCACAGAATTAAATCTAGAGAAGATTGGACAGCTGTAACTAGTGCATTTCTCATTATGCTTCCAGTAGCACTGACTGGGTTTTTGGACTCTTACACAAATACAGCTTGTCTTTTGATGACCTTGTCTGCATGAACACACTCTATTAATCGTTTTACCAAGCCTTACTCAAGAGAACTTCATGAGAACCCTGTGCctgagctggaaaaagaaacatcaaatcAAGAAAGGACAATGGTTTTACATTGTTTTCCCTCTAATTAGGACCCTTTCAGAACTCAAatgctttctccatttttagATGGACTTAATTCTAATTAaagatctgttttaaaatacatcctgtttttcaaaaagctaCTGCATTTGTCATGTAGGTGAGAAATGCCTGACAGAGTTCAGTTTGGGTTTGAGTTGGACAGCTGTAGTAGGTACAGAAGTCTGAATCAGTCAGAATTAGACCAAGTATTTAGTAACAGATAATCATGCTTAATTGCAGAAAAATTTGAGTAAGACAGGATACTAGTGGCTACAATAAAACTGGAGATTCCATTGACAGCGGCGGCCAAAATCAGGAACATATGGAGTGCCCTCTCCTGGCAACTCGATCAAACATTAAGTATTGCAGGGAGGAAAGTTGGATCTGCAAGCTTGTACTTTTATAGTTGCTTATTTTGTTGAGGTAACAAGCTTGGCTGATGATGGCTGACCTTGCTATAGTAGATTGTGTGAGAAATTAACAGGAACAGAAATTGATATAGTAAAAATCTCACTGAGCTTAAGTGGAACCCTCCTGCACACCCTTAGTATGTACTGGCATGTCTTACCAGCCTCTGTGACCAATACTTGTATATTAATCTACAGGATGGGAACTCCTTGTAGttatttctggaagaaaagggGTACGCACCCAGTGTTCGGCAATCAGCAATATTACAAGTTTCTTTGGTGTCTCCCCATTAGTTTCTATGGAGAGCTGTATTCTCATCATATTTGCCAGATGACACTGATCATAAATTTCTTTGAGCATGAGCTTAGGAACAGTAGCTTTCCCGTTACTGTCCTTTTACCACTAGCTGCAGCTGAGGACATTTTAGCCTGTTAGAGAACTCTGCgatcttccctcttccttctggtACATGCTGTAACTAGGCAGTAACTGCCGTCTTTCTGGAACACTGTTCCTAGAGGTGACAGTGTCAGAGGTAGGAGGGGAGCTCTCTTCGTGCCTTTTCCATTTGTAACTGATCCTAGACTCCAGGGATTAGCTCTGTTCTGTATCTGCTATGGGCCAGGAAGGCAAGTTAGTACAGCCTTCTCACACTAAACTCCAATAGCTGAGAGAATATGATTTATTAACAGAAGCAGTAGTGTTACAGATTTACACATTTTCTGATATACATGCTGCTTCCATCTTGACAACCTTCACACTTCTTCTGTTTTTGTCTCCAAGCACAGCTGTGATGCAACACCAGTATTAACGTACACAGCATTACTGTCCCTGGCACAATGGCAGTAACGATAGCTCCTGTACAAGCCGTTTTTTGAATGGctgacaaacaaaataattaggTTCTTGTTtctactttcttcttttatagTTGTGATATTTGTCTTCATCCCTGAAACAAAATCACAAACATTGTGTGGGCTGTTAGGTTCAGACTGACAAAATCtgaaggggatggggggggggggggggcagagaaAGCTCTTGTAATCACGTCCTCTTCTAAGGAAAGAAAGTAAACTACTTTAAGACAGTTTGCTTCCTATGCTGTTTTAATTGAGGCCTTCCCACGCAGCACCATAGCAGCAATCAGTTTAGGATGAACAGCATCACTGTGTAATGAAGCCAGATTTGAGACTAGTGATCATTCCCATCCATGAGTTACctacagcatttctgctgcacagcagcctaAACCTTTGCTCAAACACAGGTTTCACCTATGGTGCTGCAGATGCAAATGCGCCTTTGTTTGATGGCTTAGATTTGTCTTCTTTTGCCTAGAAATATGTCCAGAACTTGTGAAGAGCAACAGCATTGCTTTGAAGCATCTACCATAGAAAAGCTAGTCAAGTGattgtatgtatatacattttaGTGAAACAAACGATCCTGTTTTCTAGAGCAGAAATCAGCATTAGACATGACAAGCACACTCAGTTAAATGGGAAATAGGTTCCCCTATGCACATGCTGATGAAGAAGTACAAGCTAATCCTGTAGCCTGCGGCTGAAAGTCTCACCTTTCAGATGCGAGTGAAGTCTGGATCACAGTTTGTGATTCTCAGCATGTTCTCTGTAGTATTAGTAGGTTTACACCTATATGTACTATATATGAGATTAGCCTAGCTTTTTAAGTGG includes the following:
- the ROPN1L gene encoding ropporin-1-like protein isoform X1 → MYRRFPLNVRVPCLAVRMTDRGHRLSWGSGESPSSEILSPPGHGSRHPALGTPLEPGLDWIISRGPCHPQPFHETLRLMAYYRKAVVLVTEQEQTMPLPETMFCAQQIKIPPELPDILKQFTKAAIRTQPHDVLQWAAAYFSALSKGEPLPVKERIEMPLATEKTDAVLTPGLLKILHKQLSPKGMVNVAELKEKWKHLCLPEEQLNAILQLDNFGKEVEWMKVLALACSALGKSLLSSMKHACEILTTDPEGGAARIPFETFSFLYSYLASIDGEIPEEKTEAFLHRIKEQADQQTGMVLLRNFLPQPSTPF
- the ROPN1L gene encoding ropporin-1-like protein isoform X2; its protein translation is MPLPETMFCAQQIKIPPELPDILKQFTKAAIRTQPHDVLQWAAAYFSALSKGEPLPVKERIEMPLATEKTDAVLTPGLLKILHKQLSPKGMVNVAELKEKWKHLCLPEEQLNAILQLDNFGKEVEWMKVLALACSALGKSLLSSMKHACEILTTDPEGGAARIPFETFSFLYSYLASIDGEIPEEKTEAFLHRIKEQADQQTGMVLLRNFLPQPSTPF